The following is a genomic window from Pseudomonas parafulva.
TGCATGAGCACCGCCAGCAGCTTCAGGCCCACCGGGTTGAGTTTGAGCAGCTTGCCCTGCCGGGTTACCTCCAAAGTGTCCAGGTCGTAGCTCAGGTCGGCCACTTGCAAGGTGCGCCGCCCGCCGCCCTGGGCGCGACGCAGCACCGCTTCGATGCGCGCCGACAGCTCGGACAGGGCGAACGGTTTGAGCAGGTAATCGTCGGCCCCGGAACGGAAGCCCTGCAGGCGGTCGTCCAACTGGTCGCGGGCGGTGAGCATGATCACCGGGGTGTCGCGGCGGGCGTCTTCGCGCAGGCGCTTGCACAGGGTATAGCCATCGATGCCCGGCAGCATGATGTCGAGCACGATCAGGTCGTAGTGTTCGGTGGCGGCCAGGTGCAGGCCCGACAGGCCGTCCTGGGCGCAGTCGACGGTGTAGCCTTTCATGCCCAGGTAGTCGGCCAGGTTGGCGAGGATATCGCGGTTGTCTTCAACCAGTAGAATGCGCATCGGGGTCTCCTGTGCGGCGCTTCGCTGTGCGCGGCAGGCGCAGCTTACGGCCAATGGCCAGGCATCGCCAGCCTTGACGAACATTCAAGGCAACTGACGTTTTTTTCACGCAAGCTTCACGCACCCAGCATAGCGACAGCCCGAGAATGCCCGATCTTTT
Proteins encoded in this region:
- the colR gene encoding two-component system response regulator ColR — protein: MRILLVEDNRDILANLADYLGMKGYTVDCAQDGLSGLHLAATEHYDLIVLDIMLPGIDGYTLCKRLREDARRDTPVIMLTARDQLDDRLQGFRSGADDYLLKPFALSELSARIEAVLRRAQGGGRRTLQVADLSYDLDTLEVTRQGKLLKLNPVGLKLLAVLMQKSPHVLRREVLEEALWGDDCPDSDSLRSHVHQLRQVIDKPFEKPLLHTVHGVGYRLAEGRDGV